The following coding sequences are from one Mycoplasma tullyi window:
- the aspS gene encoding aspartate--tRNA ligase — protein sequence MLKPLDFTNRKPIIELKNDSLLNQDVEIVGWVKNVRKLGNFNFIEAADKSGLIQVFDKANEYANLSREDLVFIKGKLQLKKAANPNLELGDRELLINQLTVISKSKTPPFLIEDETDALEEVRLKYRYLDLRRPVLQKNMKLRSDFFLTVRNFLAKQNFIEIETPILSKTTPEGARDYVVPSRLGPNMFYALPQSAQIYKQLLMISGFERYFQISRCFRDEDLRKDRQPEHVQIDMEVSFMSKEQFFNLIEEMFIHIFDQLMNVKIEPNFMRMKFDDAMNRYGTDKPDLRFGCELIDVSSAFINHDFSVFKNFASKNRLKAIVLDEILISSKEHKVLEKYAKDNYAKALSWFSYENNQIVDGSIKRFINLDDLKNLSLLDKKGTIFFVGDDNLDVINKSLGAVRNQLNELYQLANEDEYKFLWIVDWPLYEWDDKTNSYQSAHNLFTAPDEKYLTTFNQDKANAKAASYDLVLNGFELGSGAIRITNPSLQKEVMSSLGLSEEEANDKFGFLLDAYNYGAPQHCGIGLGSDRLLMILTKSKSIRDVIAFPKNNQGYDLMNNSPSEAINQEFLDELYLEIKDKK from the coding sequence ATGCTAAAACCACTAGACTTTACTAATCGCAAACCAATTATTGAATTAAAAAATGATTCATTACTCAACCAAGATGTCGAAATCGTTGGTTGAGTAAAAAACGTTCGGAAGTTAGGTAACTTTAACTTCATTGAAGCGGCTGATAAATCAGGTTTAATCCAAGTATTTGATAAAGCTAATGAGTATGCCAACTTATCAAGAGAAGATTTAGTTTTTATTAAAGGCAAGTTGCAGCTTAAAAAAGCTGCTAATCCAAATCTTGAACTTGGAGATCGTGAACTGTTAATTAATCAATTAACAGTGATTTCAAAATCTAAAACTCCACCATTTTTAATTGAAGATGAAACCGACGCACTTGAAGAAGTTAGATTAAAATATCGTTATCTTGATCTAAGAAGACCGGTGTTGCAAAAAAATATGAAGCTTCGTTCAGATTTTTTTCTGACCGTAAGAAACTTCTTAGCCAAGCAAAACTTCATTGAGATTGAAACTCCGATCTTATCTAAAACAACTCCTGAAGGTGCAAGGGACTACGTAGTGCCTTCAAGACTTGGTCCTAATATGTTTTATGCTCTGCCCCAATCAGCTCAGATCTATAAACAACTATTAATGATCAGCGGGTTTGAACGATATTTTCAAATCTCTCGATGTTTTAGAGATGAAGATTTAAGAAAAGACCGTCAACCTGAACATGTTCAGATTGATATGGAAGTTTCATTCATGTCGAAGGAACAGTTCTTTAATTTAATCGAAGAAATGTTTATTCATATCTTTGATCAATTAATGAATGTTAAGATTGAACCAAACTTCATGAGAATGAAGTTTGATGATGCGATGAACAGATATGGAACTGACAAACCTGACCTACGATTTGGGTGTGAACTAATCGATGTCAGTTCCGCTTTCATCAACCACGATTTTAGTGTTTTCAAAAACTTTGCATCTAAAAACCGACTTAAAGCAATCGTTTTAGATGAAATATTAATTTCATCTAAAGAACATAAAGTTCTAGAAAAATATGCTAAGGATAACTATGCTAAAGCATTAAGTTGATTTAGTTATGAAAACAACCAAATCGTTGATGGTTCGATCAAACGATTTATTAATCTTGATGATCTAAAAAACCTAAGTTTATTAGATAAAAAAGGAACAATCTTTTTTGTAGGTGATGATAATCTTGATGTGATTAATAAATCACTGGGTGCTGTAAGAAATCAACTTAATGAGTTGTATCAATTAGCTAATGAAGATGAATACAAATTCTTATGAATTGTTGATTGACCATTATATGAATGAGATGATAAAACTAATTCTTATCAATCAGCTCATAATCTATTTACAGCACCAGATGAAAAGTATTTAACAACTTTTAATCAAGATAAAGCTAATGCTAAAGCAGCTTCATATGATTTAGTACTAAATGGGTTTGAACTAGGTAGTGGAGCAATTAGAATTACAAATCCATCACTTCAAAAAGAAGTAATGAGTTCATTAGGTTTATCTGAAGAAGAAGCGAATGATAAGTTTGGTTTCTTATTAGATGCTTATAACTACGGAGCTCCCCAACACTGTGGGATTGGACTTGGTTCAGATCGATTGTTAATGATCTTAACCAAGTCTAAATCAATCAGAGACGTGATTGCTTTTCCTAAAAACAACCAAGGATATGATCTGATGAACAATTCACCATCTGAAGCTATCAACCAAGAATTCTTGGATGAATTGTATTTAGAGATCAAAGACAAAAAATAA
- a CDS encoding RelA/SpoT family protein — protein sequence MDFQSVNNRLEDFKQILIKNNYSEASIKKFLSAYEFAKFWHGEQKRKSGEPYIIHPLETSIKLVEWRMDDDTIIAGLLHDLLEDTNVDKRLISSTFNNNVLDLVKAVTKISSEAKKNREGLLLHKNELDYTIRVFSSISRDLRPIIIKIADRFHNLSTIQYLKSDRQKIIAQETFDIYAQIAGRLGMYWIKTQLLDLTFKIINPIAFDDTQSLINAHKLINSLKWISFEQQIKKILDGNHLNYELTSRIKSVYSTYQKLLYRHNSQNIKNVHDIYALRIIVENEFDVYQVLGLVHLNFKYIPRLFKDYICAPKNNLYQSIHTTVLVDGTLIEVQIRTKNMDRNSNLGLASHWAYKLNIDISETDEYKTEVLNRFQVDIFNEKRARDLTLIKDLTKGSLIDVLVSNNNKNYSLSSSVTALELAYRVDPKQFIFLDKIRCSNDNILFDKILEDGDVVSFEYSNEIKINESWLKRIKNPAIKKELIAIIEQLNQYEDSEKEFLDKLRKYLKKNIISNNEVLERVKILGFKRLSDYIKYVSKVNFKDNEPYEYFSKNFNWKKILKKLKVHKPKWLFLNSYFKEIPGINFASIKISNCCSILPYIPSAGLIQKNILNVHSPNCKNIKKLSNEKIIALNWSEEKLAARPRLFRSFVKLQGAWSGNVVNDILLIIINNNAKLFSLNVNKDKKTNTFVADLGIYVQDMRHLNFIMDEITLKDMSFNWNLL from the coding sequence ATGGATTTTCAATCAGTTAATAACCGCTTAGAAGATTTTAAACAGATCTTGATTAAGAATAATTATTCTGAAGCAAGTATCAAGAAGTTTTTATCTGCTTATGAGTTTGCTAAATTCTGACACGGAGAACAAAAACGTAAGAGTGGTGAACCTTACATCATCCATCCATTAGAAACCTCGATTAAATTAGTGGAATGAAGGATGGATGATGATACGATCATTGCTGGGTTATTACATGATTTATTAGAAGATACCAATGTTGATAAACGTTTGATTTCATCAACGTTTAATAATAATGTGCTCGATCTTGTTAAAGCAGTTACTAAGATCTCATCTGAAGCCAAGAAAAACCGCGAAGGTTTATTATTACATAAAAACGAACTAGATTACACGATTCGGGTTTTTAGTTCGATCTCAAGAGATTTAAGACCGATTATTATCAAGATTGCTGATCGGTTTCATAACCTATCAACAATCCAATATCTTAAAAGTGATCGCCAAAAGATAATTGCTCAAGAAACGTTTGATATCTACGCGCAAATTGCCGGACGATTGGGGATGTATTGGATTAAAACCCAATTACTTGATCTTACTTTTAAGATCATCAATCCAATTGCATTTGATGATACGCAATCATTAATTAATGCGCATAAACTAATTAATTCTTTAAAATGAATTAGTTTTGAACAACAGATCAAAAAGATCTTAGATGGTAACCATCTTAATTACGAACTAACTTCAAGAATTAAGAGTGTTTATTCAACTTATCAAAAATTACTTTATCGTCATAATAGTCAAAACATCAAGAATGTTCATGATATTTATGCATTAAGAATCATCGTTGAAAACGAATTTGATGTTTATCAAGTCCTAGGACTTGTACATTTGAACTTTAAATATATTCCTAGATTATTTAAGGATTATATTTGTGCTCCTAAAAATAATTTATATCAATCAATCCACACAACTGTCTTAGTTGATGGGACATTAATTGAAGTTCAGATACGAACCAAAAATATGGATCGTAATTCTAATCTAGGACTAGCGTCTCACTGAGCTTATAAATTAAATATTGACATCAGTGAAACTGATGAATATAAGACTGAAGTATTAAATCGATTTCAAGTTGATATCTTTAATGAAAAACGAGCTAGAGATCTAACTTTAATTAAAGATCTAACTAAAGGATCTTTAATTGATGTGTTGGTATCTAATAACAATAAGAACTATTCATTATCATCTTCAGTTACTGCACTTGAATTAGCTTATCGGGTTGATCCTAAACAGTTTATCTTTTTAGATAAGATCAGATGTTCAAATGACAACATCTTATTTGATAAGATCCTAGAAGATGGAGACGTTGTAAGTTTTGAATACAGCAACGAGATCAAGATTAATGAGAGTTGGTTAAAACGAATTAAAAACCCCGCGATTAAAAAAGAATTAATCGCGATTATTGAACAATTAAATCAGTATGAAGATTCTGAAAAAGAGTTCTTAGATAAGTTAAGAAAATATCTTAAGAAGAATATTATTTCAAATAATGAGGTTCTAGAACGCGTTAAGATCTTAGGGTTTAAACGATTAAGTGATTACATTAAATATGTAAGTAAGGTTAACTTTAAAGACAATGAACCTTATGAATATTTTTCTAAAAACTTTAATTGGAAAAAGATTCTTAAAAAACTAAAGGTACACAAACCCAAGTGGTTGTTTCTTAATTCTTATTTTAAAGAGATCCCTGGAATTAATTTTGCAAGTATCAAGATCAGTAATTGTTGTTCAATCTTACCTTATATTCCTTCAGCAGGATTGATTCAAAAAAACATTCTTAATGTTCATTCACCAAATTGCAAGAACATTAAGAAGTTAAGCAATGAAAAGATTATTGCACTTAATTGAAGTGAAGAAAAGTTAGCAGCTCGTCCAAGGTTGTTTAGAAGTTTTGTTAAACTTCAAGGGGCTTGGAGCGGAAATGTTGTCAATGATATCTTATTAATAATTATTAATAATAATGCCAAACTCTTCTCACTTAATGTCAATAAAGATAAGAAGACAAACACATTTGTAGCTGATCTTGGAATCTACGTCCAAGATATGCGACATCTAAATTTCATTATGGATGAAATTACCCTAAAAGATATGTCGTTTAATTGAAACTTATTATAA
- a CDS encoding CTP synthase, with the protein MITKKTKFIFVSGGVYSSVGKGLIVASIASIFKHQNFKINILKLDPYLNVDSGTMSPYEHGEVFVTSDGTETDLDLGYYERFLVQDLNSRSSITSGKVYFSVIDKERKGEYLGKTVQLIPHVTNEIKRRIALAAVDENNEPYDLVFCEIGGTIGDLESLPFIEAIKQIIRENEKHDTAFIHVVPIISLSNSEQKTKPLQHSLKELNNLGINPDFLVIRSKDALDIKTKLKIANATYLDKDHIFNSVDLNNTYYLPDYLNQQKIHEKIANKLQIAIDSSIKLSAWNDLVNKINNQDNVVRKIAIIGKYTQFKDAYLSLIESINLAGYHNNVKLDINWIESSSYDDASLDEIVNKLKDVHGIIVPGGFGSRGVEGKIKFIQVARTKKIPFLGICLGMQLACVEYARNVLGMTNANSLEFNESTPYLIFKLMNPNDHNYGGSLRLGDYLVDLKDATLTKAIYQQDNIKRRHRHRYEFNNDYLDKFDDGEFVISGIYKKENLVETIELKNHPFFVGCQYHPEFSSKITAAEALFDSLVKKIKVL; encoded by the coding sequence ATGATTACTAAAAAGACTAAATTTATCTTTGTTTCTGGAGGAGTTTATTCTTCAGTCGGTAAGGGGTTGATTGTTGCATCGATCGCCAGTATTTTCAAACACCAAAACTTTAAGATTAATATCTTAAAGTTAGATCCTTATCTGAATGTTGATTCAGGCACGATGTCACCATATGAACATGGTGAGGTGTTTGTCACATCAGATGGAACAGAGACTGATTTAGATCTAGGTTATTACGAACGTTTTTTAGTTCAAGATTTAAACTCTCGTTCATCAATCACATCAGGTAAAGTTTATTTTAGTGTGATTGATAAAGAACGTAAGGGTGAGTATTTGGGTAAAACGGTTCAATTAATTCCCCATGTAACAAATGAAATTAAAAGACGGATCGCACTAGCTGCAGTTGATGAAAACAATGAACCTTATGATTTAGTTTTTTGTGAGATCGGTGGTACGATTGGTGATTTAGAATCATTACCTTTTATTGAAGCAATCAAACAGATTATTCGTGAAAACGAAAAGCATGATACAGCATTTATTCATGTCGTGCCAATCATCAGCTTATCTAATAGTGAACAAAAAACTAAACCGTTACAACATTCTTTAAAAGAATTAAACAATCTTGGCATTAATCCTGATTTTTTAGTAATTAGATCTAAAGACGCTTTAGATATAAAAACCAAGTTAAAGATAGCTAATGCAACCTATTTAGATAAAGATCATATCTTTAATTCGGTTGATTTAAATAATACTTACTATTTACCAGATTATTTAAATCAACAAAAGATTCATGAAAAGATCGCTAACAAGTTGCAGATCGCAATCGATTCAAGTATTAAGTTATCTGCATGAAATGATCTAGTTAATAAGATTAATAATCAAGATAATGTAGTTAGAAAGATTGCCATCATTGGTAAATACACCCAATTTAAAGATGCTTATCTTTCTTTAATTGAATCAATCAATTTAGCTGGTTATCATAATAACGTTAAGTTAGATATTAATTGAATTGAATCATCATCATATGATGATGCATCTTTAGATGAGATTGTCAACAAACTTAAAGATGTTCACGGGATCATCGTTCCTGGTGGGTTTGGTTCTAGAGGTGTTGAAGGTAAGATTAAGTTTATTCAAGTAGCAAGAACCAAAAAGATTCCATTCTTAGGAATCTGTCTAGGAATGCAGTTAGCATGTGTTGAGTATGCTAGAAATGTTCTGGGAATGACAAACGCTAATTCACTCGAGTTTAATGAATCAACTCCTTATCTGATCTTTAAATTAATGAATCCTAATGATCATAACTATGGTGGTAGTTTAAGATTAGGTGATTATTTAGTTGATTTAAAAGATGCAACCCTAACTAAAGCAATTTATCAACAAGATAATATTAAAAGAAGACACCGTCATCGTTATGAATTTAATAATGATTATCTAGATAAATTTGATGACGGTGAATTTGTTATTTCAGGTATATATAAAAAAGAAAACTTGGTTGAAACAATCGAATTAAAGAATCATCCGTTCTTTGTTGGATGTCAATATCACCCAGAGTTTTCTTCGAAAATAACCGCTGCTGAAGCGTTGTTTGATTCGCTAGTTAAAAAAATCAAAGTGCTATAA
- a CDS encoding MPN396 family protein, with the protein MKISFDYLLKSFIIFVLLVLSIVGITFGSIKTAELTPKGRFYNGDINTTIYFSPYEMKTEDNQNNAVELNQTFDFSQPRNVDQTELIPQQAWTNLANSYSQKLFALGFSEINVAFKDNVPLPANNKVDPSWLNSNNTLPALEISVNKTLEKTPNERERIFDERLKRTIQTTLNNQYSLSLETTDGYVLLDNNEIIKDSIRVIQPSATSVNSGLTFEVKLKNNQKFASNSDNSNQVLEYFNSLIPMTSDYFTSNGQGSVEDIRNRLFVSNDTTNVLGNRNLVLWNDKLGALNYVRSIFNVVQNSNQWFALSNTEQALWNFLHATGGYEPSASAKNLVAPFKSANDIQLNDLYYIYAEPKAYVAASADAKDKPEEITTPQGSRNIRSSTPTDFSGLFSPFILYELRTTTVEGSESQLLNNLFPTNITINNNGDAVLSLTQRLNTSATYVNFDFNQANSLATLIKQSSPNHEFYVVDNSSTINQPLINKTNINLTQYQSGFLAVGIILLVLSLIMIAGFKIQGFFGIFGLILSSVITFLIYSRFNAFVDLFSFVGLIGVIIFNFLVQLFINLNFKRNVSNKISILESWRSTHNKTFLKAVDLYLILLVIGLFMSFISKYESQSIGILLIVSSLIGFSLNYGLTVLLVKIFNSINNFSPKFYLYKHTYRNLDSISGNLSKDAMAFNDLVITIDEQVDKTFSKHYKYQIMNKRSLIALLLFVALIGLGAFALSNLTNRTFFINSDSLYDSLNTILIALGSTTLIGLVYFLLRYQWIVIIGYISHALVNFAVILGVLFLSRNIVSSEFGYLFLLISLFSYIYSLANFVFVTTNLYTYFNLQEIYQPDSVKKIVNNSTVTTIDLYVYSVVISTLAYFIFYGLNYGGGGLNLTNEFNTQLVYFGAFSLFNVLLININAIFLLNPLIGLLMIKKSNTNSIYWSKVSLKTKQEEKNLDLVDEQLVDGINLHKRATRVVYNEPKNS; encoded by the coding sequence ATGAAAATAAGTTTTGACTATCTATTAAAAAGCTTTATCATCTTTGTTCTATTGGTCTTATCGATCGTTGGGATCACTTTTGGTAGTATAAAAACTGCAGAGTTAACGCCCAAAGGTCGTTTTTATAATGGTGATATTAATACGACAATCTATTTTTCACCATATGAAATGAAGACTGAAGACAATCAAAATAATGCGGTTGAATTAAACCAAACTTTTGATTTTAGTCAGCCTAGAAATGTTGATCAAACTGAATTAATTCCCCAACAAGCTTGAACTAATTTAGCTAATAGTTATAGTCAAAAATTATTTGCCTTAGGGTTTTCTGAAATCAATGTTGCTTTTAAAGATAACGTTCCCTTACCAGCTAATAATAAAGTTGATCCTTCTTGATTAAATAGTAATAATACGTTACCGGCATTGGAGATTTCAGTTAATAAAACACTTGAAAAAACACCTAATGAACGTGAACGAATCTTTGATGAAAGATTAAAAAGAACGATTCAAACTACACTTAATAATCAGTACAGTTTAAGTCTTGAAACTACTGATGGTTATGTTTTATTAGATAATAATGAGATCATCAAAGATTCGATTCGAGTAATCCAACCAAGTGCAACAAGTGTTAACTCTGGATTAACGTTTGAAGTGAAATTAAAGAATAATCAGAAGTTTGCTTCAAATTCTGATAATAGTAACCAAGTTTTAGAATACTTTAATAGTCTGATTCCGATGACTTCAGACTATTTCACTTCAAACGGTCAAGGTAGTGTTGAAGATATAAGAAACCGTTTATTCGTTTCAAATGATACGACTAATGTTTTGGGGAATCGAAACCTAGTATTATGAAACGACAAATTAGGTGCATTAAACTATGTTAGAAGTATCTTTAATGTGGTACAAAACTCTAACCAATGGTTCGCACTTAGTAATACTGAACAAGCACTATGAAACTTCTTACATGCTACTGGTGGATATGAACCTAGTGCTAGTGCAAAGAATTTAGTTGCACCATTTAAATCAGCTAATGATATCCAACTAAATGATCTTTATTATATTTATGCTGAACCAAAAGCTTATGTAGCAGCTTCAGCTGATGCTAAAGATAAACCAGAAGAGATCACAACCCCTCAAGGTTCAAGAAATATTAGAAGTTCAACACCAACTGATTTTAGTGGGTTATTCTCGCCATTCATTCTATATGAATTAAGAACAACTACCGTTGAAGGTTCTGAATCACAACTATTAAATAATTTATTTCCAACTAATATCACCATTAATAATAATGGTGATGCAGTATTAAGTCTTACTCAAAGACTTAATACATCTGCTACTTATGTTAACTTTGATTTTAACCAAGCTAATAGTTTAGCAACCTTAATCAAACAAAGTAGTCCTAATCATGAGTTTTATGTTGTTGATAATAGTTCAACGATTAATCAACCGTTGATTAATAAAACAAACATTAATCTAACTCAGTACCAATCAGGGTTCTTGGCTGTTGGAATTATCTTATTAGTTCTATCGTTAATCATGATTGCTGGGTTTAAGATTCAAGGATTCTTTGGAATCTTTGGATTAATCTTATCAAGCGTTATCACCTTCTTAATCTATTCAAGATTTAACGCGTTTGTTGATCTATTTAGTTTTGTTGGTTTAATTGGAGTGATTATCTTTAACTTCTTAGTTCAATTATTTATTAACTTAAATTTCAAGCGTAATGTAAGTAATAAGATTTCAATCCTAGAGTCGTGAAGATCTACCCATAATAAGACGTTCTTAAAAGCTGTTGATCTTTACTTGATCTTATTGGTAATCGGCTTATTCATGTCGTTTATTTCGAAATATGAATCACAATCAATTGGAATCTTATTGATTGTTTCAAGTCTAATTGGGTTTAGTCTCAATTATGGATTAACTGTCTTATTAGTTAAGATCTTTAATTCGATTAATAATTTCTCACCTAAGTTTTACTTATACAAACACACTTATAGAAATCTTGATTCAATCTCTGGTAACTTATCAAAAGATGCAATGGCATTTAATGATCTAGTAATCACGATTGATGAACAAGTCGATAAAACATTTAGTAAGCACTATAAATACCAAATCATGAACAAACGTTCATTAATTGCTTTATTACTATTTGTTGCGCTAATTGGATTAGGTGCTTTTGCACTATCTAATTTAACTAACCGTACATTCTTTATTAATAGTGATAGTTTATATGATTCATTAAATACGATCCTAATTGCATTAGGATCAACAACACTAATTGGTTTAGTTTACTTCTTATTAAGATATCAATGAATTGTCATCATTGGATATATCTCGCATGCATTAGTTAACTTTGCTGTTATATTAGGTGTATTATTCTTATCTAGAAATATCGTTAGTAGTGAATTTGGTTATCTATTCTTATTAATCAGCTTATTTAGTTATATTTATTCTTTAGCTAACTTTGTTTTTGTAACAACTAACCTATATACTTACTTCAACTTACAAGAGATTTATCAACCTGATTCAGTTAAAAAGATTGTTAATAACTCTACTGTTACAACAATTGATCTATACGTATATTCAGTAGTAATCTCAACCCTAGCTTATTTCATCTTCTATGGTTTAAACTATGGTGGTGGGGGATTAAATTTAACCAACGAGTTTAATACCCAACTAGTTTACTTTGGAGCGTTTAGCTTATTTAACGTTTTATTAATTAACATTAATGCGATCTTCTTACTTAACCCATTAATTGGGTTATTGATGATTAAAAAATCTAATACCAACTCGATTTATTGATCTAAAGTTTCACTTAAAACTAAACAAGAAGAAAAGAATCTAGATCTTGTTGATGAACAACTAGTTGATGGAATCAACTTACATAAACGTGCAACTAGAGTTGTCTATAATGAACCTAAGAACTCATAA
- the apt gene encoding adenine phosphoribosyltransferase gives MKTELINRLKKAIVTVPDFPKPGILFYDITPILLDPELFDQVINVMAEVAKKSNADMIASPESRGFLFGVPLANKLKLPFVLVRKQNKLPRATFSASYDLEYGKNNVIEIHQDAIKPNSKVMIVDDLLATAGTVDAISKLVKQARSEVVSYSFLIHLKDLGGIKKLDQTKPIDYILEY, from the coding sequence ATGAAAACTGAACTTATTAATCGATTAAAAAAAGCAATTGTCACAGTACCAGATTTTCCTAAACCTGGAATCTTGTTTTATGATATTACACCAATCTTATTAGATCCAGAACTATTTGATCAAGTGATCAATGTGATGGCTGAAGTGGCTAAAAAATCTAATGCTGATATGATTGCTTCTCCAGAATCTCGTGGATTCTTATTTGGGGTGCCATTAGCAAACAAACTTAAATTGCCATTTGTTTTGGTAAGAAAACAAAACAAATTACCACGAGCTACTTTTAGTGCTTCTTATGATCTTGAGTATGGTAAGAATAACGTGATTGAGATCCATCAAGATGCGATCAAACCTAATTCAAAGGTAATGATCGTTGATGATTTATTAGCAACTGCAGGTACAGTTGATGCAATCTCAAAACTTGTCAAGCAAGCTAGGTCTGAAGTTGTTTCATATAGTTTTTTAATCCACCTAAAAGATCTTGGTGGCATTAAAAAACTAGACCAAACTAAACCAATCGATTACATCCTAGAATACTAG
- a CDS encoding MG319/MPN454 family protein, with product MSDTKPPLLQRFLVSLAFFIFFLVLLFGFIYLFFSFLWYDKEFNPAKLYNNFFSEQALSWFRRDNSFEWGSASYRQFATMLPDPNSPFGKIKNFIPVLYNSDSFLGTDNNQLKAGFFGYFIPIGMSFVSSLVISLIIYAIVKAIIRSFVKNNERKKRLKQRQAAQARAQQEVYPNA from the coding sequence ATGAGCGATACCAAACCACCACTTCTACAGCGATTTTTAGTGAGTTTAGCTTTCTTTATCTTCTTTTTAGTATTACTATTTGGCTTTATTTATTTATTTTTTAGCTTCTTGTGATACGATAAAGAATTTAATCCAGCAAAGCTGTATAACAATTTTTTCTCAGAACAAGCACTAAGCTGATTTAGACGAGATAATAGTTTTGAATGGGGAAGTGCTAGTTATCGTCAGTTTGCAACGATGTTACCAGACCCAAACAGTCCATTTGGTAAGATCAAAAACTTCATCCCGGTTTTGTATAACTCTGACAGTTTTTTAGGAACTGATAATAACCAACTAAAAGCAGGATTTTTTGGTTATTTCATTCCGATCGGAATGAGTTTTGTCAGCTCATTAGTAATTAGTCTAATCATTTATGCGATCGTTAAAGCAATCATTCGCTCATTTGTTAAGAATAATGAAAGAAAAAAACGATTAAAACAAAGACAAGCAGCACAAGCTAGAGCACAACAAGAAGTTTATCCTAATGCTTAG
- the greA gene encoding transcription elongation factor GreA has product MAKTKKHLLTQEGLKKLQAELRSLVDVKRKEVIKLIQEAREQGDLSENADYDSAKATQSEIESRITEIQDILNHYEIIKEVDTKNKRVIVGAKVTIHDHSDECNYTYEIVGPIESDPAENKISHESPVAKAIMDKKEGESAEVIGIEHPYKVTIKKIVL; this is encoded by the coding sequence ATGGCAAAAACAAAAAAACACTTATTAACCCAAGAAGGTTTAAAGAAATTACAAGCTGAATTACGTTCGTTAGTAGATGTTAAGCGTAAAGAAGTAATTAAATTAATTCAAGAAGCGCGTGAACAAGGTGACCTATCTGAAAACGCAGATTATGATTCAGCTAAAGCGACTCAAAGTGAGATTGAAAGCAGAATTACTGAAATTCAAGATATCTTAAATCACTATGAGATCATCAAAGAAGTTGATACAAAAAACAAACGCGTAATTGTTGGGGCTAAAGTAACAATCCACGATCATTCAGATGAATGTAATTATACGTATGAGATTGTGGGTCCAATTGAAAGTGATCCAGCTGAAAATAAGATCTCACACGAATCTCCAGTAGCTAAAGCAATCATGGATAAAAAAGAAGGTGAATCGGCTGAAGTGATCGGGATTGAACACCCTTATAAAGTGACAATCAAAAAGATTGTTTTATAG